A window of the Acidobacteriota bacterium genome harbors these coding sequences:
- the rplS gene encoding 50S ribosomal protein L19, translating into MSEKIGSVEKEGLRADLPQFKAGDTVKVHVKVREGEKERLQVFQGVVVARKHGGIRETITVRKISGGIGVERIFPLHSPIVDRIELVSEGKVRRAKLYYLRALKGKKARIEEVGKA; encoded by the coding sequence ATGAGTGAGAAAATCGGGTCGGTGGAAAAGGAAGGCCTTCGGGCCGACCTCCCCCAGTTCAAGGCCGGCGACACGGTCAAGGTCCACGTGAAGGTCCGGGAGGGGGAAAAGGAGCGTCTGCAGGTGTTTCAGGGCGTGGTCGTCGCCCGGAAGCACGGCGGCATCCGCGAGACGATCACCGTCCGCAAGATCTCCGGAGGGATCGGCGTGGAGAGGATCTTCCCGCTCCACAGCCCCATCGTCGATCGGATCGAGCTCGTGTCCGAAGGAAAGGTTCGACGGGCCAAGCTTTACTACCTCCGCGCCCTCAAGGGCAAGAAGGCGCGCATCGAGGAGGTGGGCAAGGCCTGA
- the trmD gene encoding tRNA (guanosine(37)-N1)-methyltransferase TrmD, producing the protein MRIDVLTLFPEMLEGFLAHSIVKRARAAGVVDVRLHNFRDHASDKHRTVDDSPFGGGPGMVLKPEPIFAAVEALRAETGGDMPLVYLSPKGERFTQTLAEEFSLLPRLGLLCGRYEGLDQRVVDHLVDREVSIGDYVLSGGEPAAAVVLDAVVRLLPGALGDGASTEEESFRGDLLEYPHYTRPAEFRGWAVPEILLSGNHEAIRRWRLDQAIETTRKKRPDLLVGRAAREACHE; encoded by the coding sequence ATGCGGATTGACGTGCTGACCCTTTTCCCCGAGATGCTCGAGGGATTCCTCGCGCATTCCATCGTGAAGAGGGCCCGGGCGGCCGGAGTGGTGGACGTCCGCCTGCACAACTTCCGCGACCACGCGTCCGACAAGCACCGGACGGTGGACGATTCGCCCTTCGGCGGTGGTCCGGGAATGGTCCTCAAGCCCGAGCCCATCTTCGCCGCCGTCGAGGCTCTGCGGGCCGAGACGGGAGGGGACATGCCGCTGGTCTACCTGTCCCCCAAAGGGGAGCGCTTCACCCAAACCCTCGCGGAGGAGTTCTCCCTCCTGCCCCGGCTGGGACTCCTTTGCGGCCGGTACGAGGGACTCGATCAAAGGGTGGTGGACCACCTCGTGGACCGGGAGGTGTCCATCGGGGATTACGTTCTCTCCGGCGGCGAGCCCGCCGCGGCCGTCGTCCTCGACGCGGTCGTCCGGCTTCTGCCCGGCGCCCTTGGGGACGGAGCCTCCACGGAGGAGGAGTCCTTCCGGGGAGATCTGCTCGAATATCCGCACTACACCCGCCCGGCCGAATTTCGGGGTTGGGCGGTACCGGAAATCCTGCTCTCGGGGAACCACGAGGCCATCCGGAGATGGCGCCTCGATCAGGCCATCGAGACCACTCGGAAGAAGCGGCCGGACCTGCTCGTGGGCCGGGCCGCGCGGGAGGCATGCCATGAGTGA
- the rimM gene encoding ribosome maturation factor RimM (Essential for efficient processing of 16S rRNA): MRLVAVARVKGPRGARGQMWVEPYREGLEEKTAGEPVWAGSSAEGARALPFKEFFTYAKGSVLALDGVKTPEEAEGLRGLEIFLPEEAVPSEDPDAFFTDEVLGLSVTDARRGRIGTVVGVDAGKAYWVIRARGEGGEFEVPAVKGLGVAVDRSGGAVRVDLPDGYPGLGEGSDAD; this comes from the coding sequence ATGAGACTCGTTGCCGTTGCCCGCGTAAAGGGTCCCCGCGGGGCGCGGGGCCAGATGTGGGTCGAGCCGTACCGAGAAGGGCTGGAGGAGAAGACCGCCGGAGAGCCGGTCTGGGCCGGCTCCAGTGCGGAAGGTGCGCGCGCCTTGCCCTTCAAGGAGTTCTTCACCTACGCCAAGGGGTCCGTTCTGGCCCTCGACGGGGTGAAAACGCCGGAAGAAGCCGAGGGACTCCGGGGACTGGAAATTTTCCTGCCCGAGGAAGCGGTCCCTTCGGAGGACCCGGACGCTTTCTTCACCGACGAGGTCCTCGGGCTTTCGGTTACGGATGCCCGGAGGGGCCGGATCGGGACCGTCGTCGGGGTCGATGCGGGGAAGGCCTACTGGGTGATCCGGGCCCGGGGCGAAGGGGGTGAATTCGAGGTGCCGGCCGTGAAGGGGCTGGGAGTGGCGGTGGATCGGTCGGGCGGAGCGGTCAGGGTGGACCTTCCGGACGGATACCCGGGACTCGGGGAAGGAAGCGATGCGGATTGA
- the rpsP gene encoding 30S ribosomal protein S16 encodes MLAIRLKRIGRKHRPYYRLVVSDSRNRPGGKNVDEVGHYDPLPDPSELKVDLQRVDYWLARGARPSAQVARLIDITRKNAQV; translated from the coding sequence TTGCTGGCCATTCGCTTGAAGAGGATCGGAAGGAAGCACCGCCCCTACTACCGGCTGGTGGTTTCGGACAGCCGTAACCGGCCCGGGGGGAAGAACGTGGATGAAGTCGGACACTACGATCCCCTGCCGGATCCCTCCGAGCTGAAGGTGGACCTTCAGCGCGTGGACTACTGGCTGGCCCGGGGAGCGAGGCCCTCGGCCCAGGTGGCGCGGCTCATCGACATCACCCGGAAGAACGCCCAGGTCTGA
- the fusA gene encoding elongation factor G, whose product MKVYGPQEIRNVTLLGHGGTGKTSLASAILYTAKAVNRFGKVDEGTAPTDFEPDEIEKKFSVSTSLAFAEWNKCKINILDTPGYGNFIADARGPIRVSDAAVLLVSAVSGVEVMTNKAWEYAEEFGVPRILAVNKMDRENASFERALKSIHENFGRLAVPVFLPLGEEKHFEGVVDLIHGKLHRYAADESGQYKEEAIPADLQEEASRRRSELVEMVAELDEKLMEKYFEAGDLTPEELTAALRLGVAQDKIFPVLCLSATRNVGVADVLNFLTEFAPSASERPLFSATPKEGAEPETVPADPAAPASLFVFKTISDPQQGRISIFRVVSGKINGDSVLTNPARGSQERMAGLFHLRGKEHVKCEEIAAGDIGAVMKLKETFTGDTLAAKERVLQFPPVAYPIPAISFAVEPKSRGDEDKIMAALQRMVEEDPNLKVGRDPQTHEMLVSGSGSQHVEVVAARVQRRYGVEMNIKQPKVPYKETIKGKAEVHARHKKQTGGHGQFADIHIRMEPLPRGGGFEFKDEIFGGAVPRNFIPAVEKGMVESLEKGVVAGYPVVDLRITLFDGGFHPVDSSEMAFKIAAHMGFKEAMEKCKPTILEPVMGVEVVVPEECMGDVMGDLNSRRGRILGMNQKGGNQVIKAQVPLSEMLTYASTLKSLTADRGTFAMEFSQYEEVPALIQQKIVEEAKKAAEAE is encoded by the coding sequence ATGAAAGTCTACGGACCGCAGGAGATTCGGAACGTCACGCTTCTCGGCCACGGCGGCACCGGGAAGACCAGCCTCGCCTCGGCCATTCTCTATACGGCGAAGGCCGTGAACCGCTTTGGAAAGGTGGACGAGGGCACGGCCCCCACGGATTTCGAGCCGGACGAAATCGAAAAGAAATTCTCCGTCTCCACGAGCCTCGCCTTCGCCGAATGGAACAAGTGCAAGATCAATATCCTCGACACGCCCGGATACGGCAACTTCATCGCCGACGCCAGGGGCCCGATCCGGGTCTCGGACGCGGCGGTCCTGCTCGTGAGCGCGGTCTCCGGTGTGGAGGTCATGACCAACAAGGCCTGGGAGTACGCGGAGGAGTTCGGCGTACCCAGGATCTTGGCGGTCAACAAGATGGACAGGGAAAACGCCTCCTTCGAACGCGCCTTGAAGTCCATCCACGAGAATTTCGGCCGCCTTGCCGTCCCCGTGTTTCTTCCCCTGGGGGAGGAGAAGCACTTCGAGGGCGTGGTGGACCTCATCCACGGGAAGCTCCACCGTTATGCCGCCGACGAGTCCGGTCAGTACAAGGAGGAGGCAATCCCGGCCGACCTCCAGGAGGAGGCCTCCCGCCGGCGCTCGGAACTGGTGGAGATGGTCGCGGAACTGGACGAGAAACTGATGGAGAAGTACTTCGAGGCCGGGGATCTGACCCCCGAGGAGCTCACCGCGGCCCTCCGGCTGGGCGTGGCCCAGGACAAGATCTTCCCGGTCCTCTGCCTTTCGGCCACAAGGAACGTGGGCGTGGCCGACGTGCTCAACTTCCTCACTGAATTCGCTCCGTCCGCCTCCGAACGGCCCCTCTTCTCCGCTACCCCCAAGGAGGGAGCGGAGCCGGAGACGGTGCCCGCCGACCCGGCGGCCCCCGCCAGTCTGTTCGTCTTCAAGACGATCTCGGACCCCCAGCAGGGCCGGATATCCATCTTCCGGGTCGTGTCGGGCAAGATCAACGGGGATTCGGTCCTGACGAATCCGGCCCGCGGGAGCCAGGAACGCATGGCGGGGCTCTTTCACCTGAGGGGCAAGGAACACGTGAAGTGCGAAGAGATCGCGGCCGGGGACATCGGGGCCGTGATGAAGCTCAAGGAGACCTTCACCGGCGACACCCTGGCCGCCAAGGAGCGGGTCCTCCAATTCCCCCCCGTGGCCTATCCCATCCCCGCCATTTCCTTCGCGGTGGAACCCAAGAGCCGCGGGGATGAGGACAAGATCATGGCCGCCCTCCAGCGGATGGTGGAGGAGGACCCGAACCTCAAGGTGGGCCGGGACCCCCAGACCCACGAAATGCTCGTTTCCGGATCGGGAAGCCAGCACGTGGAGGTCGTGGCCGCTCGGGTCCAGCGCCGATACGGCGTGGAGATGAACATCAAGCAACCCAAAGTCCCCTACAAGGAGACGATCAAGGGCAAGGCGGAGGTTCACGCGCGTCACAAGAAACAGACCGGCGGCCACGGACAGTTCGCCGACATCCACATCCGAATGGAGCCCCTGCCCCGGGGAGGAGGATTCGAGTTCAAAGACGAGATCTTCGGCGGCGCGGTCCCTCGGAATTTCATCCCGGCCGTGGAGAAGGGGATGGTCGAATCCCTGGAGAAGGGCGTTGTGGCCGGCTATCCCGTCGTGGACCTGCGCATCACCCTCTTCGACGGGGGGTTCCATCCCGTGGACTCCTCCGAAATGGCCTTCAAGATCGCGGCCCACATGGGGTTCAAGGAAGCCATGGAGAAGTGCAAGCCGACGATCCTGGAGCCGGTCATGGGGGTGGAGGTGGTGGTCCCCGAGGAGTGCATGGGTGACGTCATGGGGGACCTCAACAGCCGAAGGGGCCGCATCCTCGGCATGAATCAAAAGGGCGGGAACCAGGTCATCAAGGCCCAGGTTCCGCTCTCCGAGATGCTGACCTACGCCTCGACCCTGAAGTCCCTCACGGCGGACCGGGGGACCTTCGCCATGGAGTTCTCCCAGTACGAGGAGGTTCCCGCTCTGATCCAGCAGAAGATCGTGGAGGAAGCCAAGAAGGCCGCCGAAGCGGAATAG
- a CDS encoding zinc-ribbon domain-containing protein: protein MTITCPDCGKSFRVDEAKLPARPVALKCPACGGRISVAPEEAPAPSEGARPARNDLPEEGNGLRPGTPSWDRLRREVTADVLRHLGVAAGPWGSDEDAEFGEEGQKTALVCEDEALFQVAISEILERQGYAVDLAASKAAALEALGRKPYSLVTVDNCYGDDPEGGFAILQAINGLPPEVRRSMYVAFVSVDLSTMDTRSAFILGANLTVSKKDVKKLDRILHQGQREHANLYRVFRRVEEEIQKAEG from the coding sequence ATGACGATCACGTGCCCCGATTGCGGGAAATCCTTCCGGGTGGACGAGGCCAAACTCCCGGCCCGTCCGGTGGCCCTCAAGTGCCCCGCCTGTGGAGGCCGGATCTCCGTGGCGCCCGAGGAGGCTCCCGCGCCCTCCGAAGGGGCGAGACCGGCCCGCAATGACCTTCCGGAAGAGGGGAACGGCCTGCGGCCCGGGACCCCTTCCTGGGACCGTCTGCGCCGCGAGGTGACGGCCGACGTCCTGAGGCACCTGGGGGTCGCAGCGGGACCCTGGGGCTCCGACGAGGACGCCGAGTTCGGGGAAGAAGGGCAGAAGACCGCGCTCGTCTGCGAGGACGAAGCGCTCTTTCAGGTCGCCATCTCCGAGATCCTGGAGCGGCAGGGGTACGCCGTGGACCTGGCGGCCTCCAAGGCGGCGGCGCTCGAGGCGCTCGGGCGAAAGCCTTACAGCCTGGTGACCGTGGACAACTGCTACGGAGACGACCCGGAGGGCGGATTCGCCATCCTGCAGGCCATCAACGGGCTTCCTCCCGAGGTGCGGCGAAGCATGTACGTGGCCTTCGTATCCGTGGACTTGTCTACCATGGATACCCGGTCCGCTTTCATCCTCGGGGCGAACCTCACGGTTTCCAAGAAAGACGTCAAGAAGCTGGACCGCATCCTCCACCAGGGCCAGCGGGAGCACGCCAACCTCTACCGGGTCTTTCGAAGGGTGGAGGAGGAGATCCAAAAAGCGGAAGGCTAG
- a CDS encoding PilT/PilU family type 4a pilus ATPase — protein sequence MTGQMDALFEFLLSFSPQVSDLNFSVGRAPQVEVNGQLVEVPIKGLGKLSPYQTEQIALHLMRNDRNLIRKLLKQGSADLSYSIPGKTRFRVNVFSQRGTYSIVLRVIPSGVPTVEELGLPDQINRVAEERNGIVLVTGPTGNGKSTTLAAIINKINMDKAYHIVTIEDPIEYLHRHKKSTINQRELGADVPTFALALRAALRQAPKVILVGEMRDVETTEIALEAAETGHLVLSTLHTIDASKTVDRIIGLFPKNEEQQIRTRFGQTFKWIISQRLIPRADGTGRLAVCEILRSSERTREYIQKGESEGKSLVDAMNDGFLDGMQTFDNELERLWKEGAVTREMALSYATNAANLALRMSGIAATGGEAKVAQRLVPGGGAAAGQAVQTQVPAKKASVSEPAAPAPIPAALDVDIKDLME from the coding sequence GTGACCGGCCAAATGGACGCCTTGTTCGAATTTCTGCTTTCCTTCTCACCCCAAGTCAGCGACCTGAACTTCTCCGTAGGACGCGCCCCCCAGGTCGAGGTGAACGGGCAGCTCGTGGAAGTCCCCATCAAGGGGCTGGGCAAGCTCTCTCCTTACCAGACGGAGCAGATCGCGCTCCACCTCATGCGCAACGACCGGAACCTCATCCGGAAGCTTCTCAAGCAAGGATCGGCGGACCTTTCCTACTCCATCCCGGGCAAGACCCGCTTCCGGGTCAACGTGTTCTCCCAGAGGGGCACCTACAGCATCGTTTTGAGGGTCATCCCCAGCGGGGTTCCCACGGTCGAGGAGCTGGGCCTTCCGGATCAGATCAACCGGGTGGCCGAGGAGCGCAACGGGATCGTCCTCGTCACGGGCCCCACGGGGAACGGAAAATCCACGACCCTGGCGGCGATCATCAACAAGATCAACATGGACAAGGCCTATCACATCGTGACCATCGAGGATCCCATCGAATACCTCCATCGTCACAAGAAATCCACCATCAACCAGCGGGAGCTGGGGGCCGACGTTCCGACCTTCGCCCTGGCCCTCCGGGCGGCCCTCCGCCAGGCGCCCAAGGTGATCCTGGTGGGAGAAATGAGGGACGTGGAGACCACCGAGATCGCCCTGGAGGCGGCGGAGACCGGGCACCTGGTCCTCTCCACGCTTCACACCATCGACGCCAGCAAGACCGTGGACCGGATCATCGGGCTCTTCCCGAAAAACGAGGAACAGCAGATCCGGACGCGCTTCGGCCAGACCTTCAAGTGGATCATCTCCCAGCGCCTCATTCCGCGGGCGGACGGGACGGGGCGCCTGGCGGTGTGCGAGATCCTGAGGTCCAGCGAGCGGACCCGGGAGTACATCCAGAAGGGCGAGAGTGAGGGCAAGAGCCTCGTGGACGCGATGAACGACGGCTTCCTCGACGGGATGCAGACCTTCGACAACGAGTTGGAGCGCCTCTGGAAAGAGGGAGCCGTGACCCGGGAGATGGCCCTCTCCTACGCGACCAACGCGGCCAACCTGGCCCTCAGGATGTCCGGCATCGCGGCCACCGGGGGGGAGGCCAAGGTCGCCCAGCGGCTCGTTCCGGGGGGAGGGGCCGCTGCGGGTCAGGCCGTTCAGACTCAGGTCCCCGCAAAGAAGGCATCGGTTTCCGAGCCCGCGGCCCCGGCCCCAATCCCGGCCGCTCTGGACGTGGACATCAAGGACTTGATGGAATAG
- the hisG gene encoding ATP phosphoribosyltransferase: MPRIALTKGRILEPALNWLCSRGFQRPDLGARALLLPLGPGWEVVLLKGPDVPVFVQNGAADLGIVGSDVLEEQSPDVYDLKALGFGTCRLSLAGPHGEDPPREGPLRVATKYPRTVERIFGESGEWVRIIRLLSSAELAPALGLSDVIVDVVDTGRTLRENGLVERRVLRSVESHLVANRGAYRFLRERWWEDEGA; this comes from the coding sequence GTGCCCAGAATCGCCTTGACCAAGGGAAGAATCCTCGAACCCGCCCTGAACTGGCTCTGCAGCCGGGGTTTCCAACGCCCAGACCTGGGAGCTCGGGCCCTTCTCCTCCCGCTCGGTCCGGGCTGGGAGGTCGTGCTGCTCAAGGGCCCGGACGTGCCGGTGTTCGTCCAGAACGGCGCGGCCGACTTGGGGATCGTCGGTTCGGACGTCCTCGAGGAGCAGAGCCCCGACGTGTACGACCTCAAGGCCCTCGGTTTCGGGACCTGCCGCCTGTCCCTGGCCGGACCCCATGGAGAGGACCCGCCCCGCGAAGGCCCTCTCCGAGTGGCGACCAAGTACCCGCGCACGGTGGAGCGGATCTTCGGCGAAAGCGGGGAGTGGGTCCGGATCATTCGCCTCCTTTCCTCCGCCGAGCTGGCGCCGGCCCTGGGGCTCTCGGATGTCATCGTCGATGTGGTGGACACGGGCCGAACCCTGAGGGAAAACGGGCTTGTCGAGAGGCGGGTGTTGAGGTCCGTGGAGTCCCACCTGGTGGCCAACAGGGGGGCCTACCGATTCCTCCGAGAGAGATGGTGGGAAGACGAAGGGGCGTAA
- a CDS encoding ATP phosphoribosyltransferase regulatory subunit, producing the protein MIAAGGLSAGLWMEPTKRLREVEGALMELWRSRGFSEVVPPLLVPEAAARRASPEALNSRILPVRSEGAGPLALRADFTSGVAWMVSRRVERLDGPLRLCYSGVVVRRPRGDGSAGLEILQSGCERVSGSPGPEGDEEILALAAESLLSFDLKGAVLELGHWGLVGPLLESVAWPAEGKEALGRALNAKSLSALGGLEDRYGATAESRALRRLLHVGDRPGEVESLRPDLQALGAWEIWLELRNQGARLEALFPGLTLRLDPADVRHWDYYTGLTFKAFRPGHPSAVLSGGRYDGLYPALGRSFGAIGFAVDLSGIGPAGQARGGAVR; encoded by the coding sequence GTGATCGCCGCCGGAGGGCTGAGCGCCGGGCTGTGGATGGAGCCCACGAAGAGACTCCGGGAAGTGGAAGGGGCGCTCATGGAGCTTTGGCGGAGCCGCGGCTTCTCCGAGGTCGTTCCTCCGCTCTTGGTCCCGGAAGCCGCCGCGCGGAGGGCATCTCCCGAGGCCCTCAACTCGCGGATCCTCCCGGTCAGGTCGGAAGGAGCCGGACCTCTGGCCCTCCGTGCGGACTTCACATCGGGGGTCGCCTGGATGGTGTCCCGCCGCGTGGAACGCCTGGACGGTCCACTGCGGCTCTGCTACTCGGGGGTTGTGGTCCGCCGGCCCCGAGGAGACGGAAGTGCCGGACTCGAGATCCTCCAGTCCGGGTGCGAGCGGGTATCGGGCTCACCCGGTCCGGAGGGCGACGAGGAAATCCTGGCCCTGGCCGCGGAAAGCCTCTTGTCCTTCGACTTGAAAGGCGCCGTCTTGGAGTTGGGCCACTGGGGGTTGGTGGGTCCGCTCCTCGAGTCCGTGGCCTGGCCCGCCGAGGGCAAGGAGGCACTGGGTCGGGCGTTGAACGCGAAGAGCCTTTCCGCCCTTGGCGGACTCGAAGACCGGTACGGAGCCACGGCCGAGTCCCGCGCCTTGAGACGGTTGCTCCACGTGGGAGATCGGCCCGGGGAGGTGGAGTCCCTCCGCCCGGACCTCCAGGCCCTCGGGGCGTGGGAGATTTGGCTCGAACTGAGAAACCAGGGCGCGCGGCTGGAGGCCCTTTTCCCCGGCCTGACCCTGCGCCTGGACCCCGCCGATGTGCGTCACTGGGATTACTACACGGGACTCACCTTCAAGGCGTTTCGTCCGGGTCACCCGTCCGCGGTCCTCTCGGGAGGCCGCTACGACGGGCTGTATCCGGCTCTGGGACGCTCCTTCGGCGCCATCGGTTTCGCCGTGGATCTGAGCGGGATTGGCCCTGCCGGCCAAGCTCGCGGCGGGGCCGTGCGATGA
- the hisIE gene encoding bifunctional phosphoribosyl-AMP cyclohydrolase/phosphoribosyl-ATP diphosphatase HisIE, whose product MSPDFERNALLPAVVQDARTGQVRMLGYMDREAFEATRLTGLLHLHSRSRDRLWKKGETSGNLHEVSAVSADCDGDCLLVAVVPKGPTCHTGASTCFNERLWGGAPSGGVLERLEETIAARKGNLPQGSRTAALFRAGTPRIARKVGEEAVETVVAALSESRERVVEESADLLYHLLVLWADRGVSLAEVLGALAAREGGSP is encoded by the coding sequence ATGAGTCCCGATTTCGAGAGAAACGCGCTTCTTCCCGCGGTGGTTCAGGATGCCCGGACCGGGCAGGTGCGCATGCTGGGGTACATGGACCGTGAGGCCTTCGAGGCGACGAGGCTCACGGGCCTTCTCCACCTCCACTCCCGTTCGCGGGACCGGCTATGGAAGAAGGGGGAGACCTCGGGGAACCTCCACGAGGTGTCGGCGGTCTCGGCGGATTGCGACGGAGATTGCCTCCTCGTCGCCGTGGTCCCCAAGGGACCCACCTGCCACACCGGCGCGTCCACGTGCTTCAACGAGAGGCTCTGGGGCGGCGCGCCTTCTGGGGGGGTCTTGGAGCGGCTGGAAGAGACCATCGCGGCACGGAAAGGGAACCTCCCGCAGGGGTCCCGGACCGCCGCCCTCTTTCGGGCAGGCACGCCCCGGATCGCAAGGAAGGTCGGAGAAGAGGCCGTGGAGACCGTCGTGGCGGCTCTCTCGGAGAGCCGTGAGAGGGTCGTGGAGGAGTCGGCGGATCTCCTTTACCACCTCCTGGTGCTCTGGGCGGACCGGGGTGTGTCGCTGGCAGAGGTGCTCGGCGCCCTGGCGGCGCGAGAGGGAGGCTCCCCGTGA